ataaaaatctttttccagtgtacagaggtttacaggagtattttgttaattaaaaaaatgttaatttatgataatgttaattttgttaataataataataataataaaaaaaaaacacacttgaagtggcaagatatcagaactgAACCGAAAACCGTATTGGAAACGCAATTTGCATTGATGAAGATCATGgctgttttaaaaatgcatccCATTCTActctttctcatttaacacaacaGGCTTGATTTGATTGGCGGTTGTCGTAGAGGTTAAGATGGTCCGCTGTAAAGCGGTCATGTCCGAGGAGCGTTTTCTTCTTTTATAGATGCTGCTGACTTTTCTCTTGAAATAGTTTCCTGAGCAAACATACAGCGCTGGATTGAGGCAGCTGTTTGAGAACGCCAGATACACAGAAAACTGGTTTCCAATGTTTAGAAAGTGAAACCACTCATTCTCATCCAAAACCTTTAGGTCACAGAGTAAGTCGAGGAAAGCTACGACGTGAAACGGACCCCAGCAGAACAGAAAGAGCAGGGTGACGGCACACACCAGGATTGTAGCCTTCCTGTCGTTTCTGTCCTCAAAATAACCATTGTGTCTCTGTCGCTTCAAAGCCCGGATGATATTGACGCAGCAGAACGTGATGACCAGGAACGGCAGAGCAAAGCCCACTAGGTTCAACTGCAGAAGATGAGCAATTCTCCAATTCACGTTGGGATAATGCAGGTAGCATTCGACGGCTTGGTGAGCTGGGATATCTTTCAGTTTTCGCATGACAGCTGTCGGAGCTCCCATTCCCAAACCGAACAGCcagagaacaaaacaaatgactttGGCGTAGCGTTTCCGCCGAAGCCACCTGGCCTTCATGGTCAAGGCGAGGGCAAGGTAGCGATCCACGTTCACCATCACCAGCATGTAGATGCTGGTGTACATGTTGACGTTGATGGAGAGGTTGACCACCTTGCACATGAACTCTCCGTAAGACCACATGAAATAGTTGAGGATGTTCATGGCCCAAAAAGGCAGGCAGACAAGTAGGATGAGGTCAGCCAGCGCCAGATTTCCAAGATAGATCTCAGGCACGGACCAGCGGCTTCCCTGGAGCAGGAACACTAGCAATACG
Above is a genomic segment from Labeo rohita strain BAU-BD-2019 chromosome 17, IGBB_LRoh.1.0, whole genome shotgun sequence containing:
- the bdkrb1 gene encoding B1 bradykinin receptor produces the protein MQSEELMSVATLQPPNASFTSGYLDFLNSTEWQLVYSIIPPYIFIVCLTGILGNSFVLLVFLLQGSRWSVPEIYLGNLALADLILLVCLPFWAMNILNYFMWSYGEFMCKVVNLSINVNMYTSIYMLVMVNVDRYLALALTMKARWLRRKRYAKVICFVLWLFGLGMGAPTAVMRKLKDIPAHQAVECYLHYPNVNWRIAHLLQLNLVGFALPFLVITFCCVNIIRALKRQRHNGYFEDRNDRKATILVCAVTLLFLFCWGPFHVVAFLDLLCDLKVLDENEWFHFLNIGNQFSVYLAFSNSCLNPALYVCSGNYFKRKVSSIYKRRKRSSDMTALQRTILTSTTTANQIKPVVLNEKE